From Bdellovibrionota bacterium:
TCGGCGCAGGAAAGAATCCGCGGGCGCAGTTCGAAAGCGCATTCGGGATGTCGTACGCGGCGTTCAACGATTTCCTTCTCAAGACGTCGGGCGAAAAATCGTGATTTTGATCGTCGATTACGGCTCCCAATACACACAGTTGATCGCCCGGCGAGTGCGGGAAAAGAAAGTCTATTCCCGGATCGTCCCCTGGCATCAACCGATGGCGGCTCACAAAAAGGCGACGGAAGGAATCATTCTTTCCGGAGGCCCCGCGTCGGTTTACGAGCGGGAGGCGCCGAGCTTGCCGCGCGAACTTCTGGGATGGGGGGTCCCCATTCTTGGAGTTTGTTACGGCGAGCAGCTCTTGGTGCATGCGGCGGGCGGAAAAGTTCAGCAGACCCAGGCTCGCGAGTATGGCCGCGCGGAAGTCTCGTTGAAACGAGCGGATCCGCTTTTTGACGGCCTCACGATTCAATCGAAGCCGTATTCCGTATGGATGAGCCACGGCGACCGGATCGATTCTCTCCCCGACGCGTACGAAGTCATCGCCACGTCCGACAATTCGCCCTACGCAGCGATTCGGGATACCCAGCGAAAGCACTACGGCGTTCAGTTTCATCCCGAAGTGACGCACACGTCGATCGGTCCCCAGGTGATTGAGAATTTTCTGTTCAAGATCTGCAAAGCGAAAGCGGATTGGACGATGGAGCATTTTATCGCCACCGAGATCGAGGAGATTCGAACGCGGGTGGGCAAGGACCACGTCATTTGCGGTTTGTCCGGCGGCGTCGATTCGTCGGTGGTCACGCTCTTGCTTCACAAGGCGATCGGTACGCAACTGACGGCGGTGTTCGTGGATACGGGCTTGTTGCGAAAAAATGAAGCCCGGCAGGTCGAAGAGAACTTCCGAGAGCATTTTCACGTCGATTTGCGCGTCGTGAACGCGGCCGATCGATTCTATAAAGCGCTTCAGGGTGTCGTCGAACCGGAAGTAAAACGGAAAACGATCGGCCGGCTCTTCGTAGAGATCTTTGAGGAAGAGGCTCGCTCGATTAAGGGCGTGAAATACCTGGCCCAAGGAACGCTTTATCCCGACGTGATTGAATCCGCCGTCGACCGAGGACCCTCGGTGACGATTAAAACCCACCACAATGTCGGGGGGCTGCCGGAAAAAATGAATCTCAAACTGATCGAGCCGTTGCGGGAGCTTTTCAAGGACGAAGTACGGGAAGTGGGGCGCGAGCTCGGGCTGGCCGACAAGCTCGTCTCCCGCCATCCGTTCCCGGGGCCCGGATTGGCGGTTCGTATCTTGGGCGAGATCACCGTTGAACGTGTCAAGCTTCTTAAGGAAGCCGACGCGATCTTTATCGACGAGCTCCGTTCCTCAAAGTTGTACGACAAAGTGTGGCAGGCTTTCGCCGTTCTTCTCCCGGTTCAAAGTGTGGGAGTCATGGGAGATTTGCGGACGTATGAAAACGTCTGTGCTTTGCGCGCCGTCGTCAGTTCGGACGGAATGACGGCCGACTGGGCCGAGCTTCCGCACGATTTGCTCGGCCGCGTTTCCAATCGGATTATTAATGAAGTGCGCGGGATCAACCGCGTCGTGTACGACATTTCGTCGAAACCCCCGGCCACCATAGAGTGGGAGTGAACAAACCCTCGTCGCCCGTCTTGCGCGGGGTCGTGGCTACGATCCCGCTCATGATCGGATATCTCCCGGCCGGCTAGGGCAATGGACCGCTGGATCAGGGGAACCACCCTTGATTAATGTACAAAAATATGTACAATAATTATGTGACATCCCGAATTTACACGATTTTTTGCTCGCAGGCACGCACCGCCGTGCTGCAGACGTTGTACCGTCAGTCCCGCCCCATCCCCCTTCGGCACGTTGCGTATCTCTCCCAAAGCCCCGTCTATTCGGTCCAGCGTGCACTGAAACAACTTCAGCGGGAATACCGAGTCGTACGGAAACAAGAGGGGAACCGCGTGCTGTTTGCCTTGAACACCCGCCATCCCGATTTTTCGTTTCTTTCGCGCATTCTCGAGGCGGCTGCTAACGCCGCACTCGAACAGAGAACCGTCACCTATGCTTCGCCCGCGCGCCGAGGACTTGATTTCGCCGACTCGGCGCTCGAGTTTTACAGGAGAGTGGGAACGAATGACGCTATCCGAACTCCTCCACGGCGCGATTAAGGCGCTTGAAGGCGAGGGCGTGCGGTACGCACTGGCCGGAGGTGTGGCCACGCTTGCGTATCGGAAGAACCCGAGGACGACTGACGACATCGACTTCCTAATTCTTGCGAAAGCGAGAACGGAGGAGGTGGCCAAGAGAATTGTGATTTCCTTGGGATTAACACCTGGAATCGCACGAAAGGCGGACCTGGAGGGGGGGCCGATGTTCGCGATCAAGCGCGGGAACACGGAGCCCTACATCATCGTCGGGCGGGATCCGAAGGACCGAAAAGTCATCGGGGTCGATTTCATTCTGCCAGCCTTCCCTTGGTTCGAGGATGCGCTTTCCCGCGCGGAACTGAATCGGATTCCTTTCGGTCATGACGTCGTGCCTTGTCTGACAATCGAAGATGTCATTGTCTCGAAACTCTACGCCCTTCGAAATAACAAAAGACGCTTTAGCGACATGGACGATCTACAATCCATTTTCCAATCCGATCATGAGATCGACCTTCCGTACCTGTGCGCTCAAATGAATACGTTTCAAATCCCGATCCCTGAACCTTTGACGGAGGTTGTCCCGGACGTGATTCGAAAGATCTCCAAGTCGATACGGCGCCAGAAACGCCGATAGTCAAGCACGAATTGCCTCGATTTTGCCCCTTTGATTTATATATAGAATTCAATATAGAATTATGTAATGAAAAACATAAAGACCATTATCCCGGTTTCTGAACTTCAAAGTCGGGCAAGCGCCGTAATCGAGCAAGTTCGAAAAACACGCCAGCCGGTCGTTGTCACGCTGCATGGTCGAGGCGCTGCCGCCGTGGTTGATCTCGACTTTTTCCAAGGAACGATCATTACAAACGAGGAAAAGGAATTCCCGGATTGGGAAAAACGGTTGGAGCGGGCTGAACGTGAAACGAGGGCAGGAAGGGCAGTTTCACTTCGATCTTTGAAAGCCAAAAAGAAGGCGTGACTTGTGGAAGTTTTCCTCCTCCCCCAAGCGGTCGAGGATCTGGATGAGTTTTATGAGCCCCTCCGGTCGGAAATCCTTAGTCGATTGGAGGTGTTGGCGGAATTTCCGAGCATCGGAATTGCTATGTGTGCCGAGTTTTCCGGATATCGGTGTCTTATTTTTTCTCCACTCGTACGCGCGGTCTACACCGTTCGTGGAGAGAAGGTTCTTGTCGCGTACATCCGTCACACATCCCGTAAGGTAAAGAAATGATTTCTCCTTTTTTACAGGGCAGTTTGGCTGAGCGCGGGCTCTGCCGCCGCCAGGAGCCCGCGTTTTAGGAAAAAACGCTATCTAAATGACGGGTGGCTGGCGCTCCAAAAGCGGTACGGCTCAATTGAACCATGAAGAGTCGTAAGGAAGGATCCGAAGAGGAGCCGGATTTATGCGAGAGTTGTAAACATTTTTCAGAGGTTCATGATATTTGTGCGTTTTACGAGCTGAACGTAACATTTCGTGTGCGATCGTGCCCCGCCCATACTAACGTCTGACTATGAAAAGTGATCCGACGTCAAATTTTATAAGGGAAGGACGAGCAAAAGAAAGCGTGCAAAGTCTCCCGGGCGGGGAGTTAAAACGACGTTTTTCGTTCTTGATGTAAGGAGCGGAATCTCGTAGTTTTCGCTCGCGGTCCATGAGCTTCGTTCACCTCCATTTGCATTCCGAATATTCCCTCCTAGACGGCGCGATCACGATCGACGGGCTGCTCGATCGGGCGAAGAAGACGGGTATGCCGGCCGTGGCGCTGACGGATCACGGGAATCTCTTCGGGGCCTTGGAATTCTACGAAAAAGCGATCCAGGCGGAAGTTCAGCCGATTATCGGGATCGAAGGGTACATCACGCAGGGTGATCGGCGGGAAAAGTCGCATCAGTACCCCACCCACCACATCACGCTTTTGGCGAGAAACGAAGAGGGGCTTCGAAATCTCTTCCGCCTCGTCACGCTCGCTCATTTCGAGGGGTACTACTACAAACCGCGAATGGACCGGGAGATTCTCCGAAAATACAGCCGCGGCCTGATCGGCCTTTCCGGTTGTTTGAACGGCGTGCCGGCCAAAATGCTTCTGGAGGGGAGAGCCGATGTAGCCGAAGAGGCGGCTCGCGAGTACAGCACGATCTTCGAAAATGGAAATTATTACATCGAAACGATGGACAACGGCGTTCCCGAACAGGAGCGGGTGAATCAAGGGCTGCGGGAGATGGCCCGACGGCTGTCGCTCCCCGTCGTGGGGACCAACGACTGCCATTACCTTCACCGGGAAGACGCCAAAGCCCACGACCTTCTTCTCTGCATCGGGTTGGGAAAGAACGTTCAAGACCAGGACCGACTGCGATTTCACACGGATCAGTTTTACGTCAAGTCTCCCGAAGAAATGCGGGAAGTTTTTGCCGATTGTCCCGAAGCGATCCGCAACACGCTCGAAATCGCCCGCAAATGCGACTTCCGAATGAAACTAGGGGAATACCACATGCCGAAATTCGACGTCCCCGCCAACGAGACGCTCGAAGGGTACTTGGCAACCCTCGCTAAAAAGGGTCTCGAAGCGCGAATGCCGCTGATTCTTAAATTCTACGAGCGCGAAGGAAAACCGACGCATGGGATTCGGGAACGGTACTACGCGCGACTGGAAGAAGAGCTTGCCATCATCCAGAAGACCGGCTTCGCGGGTTATTTTCTGATCGTTCAGGACTTTATCAACTACGCCAAACAGAGTGGAATTCCGGTGGGTCCCGGCCGCGGCTCCGCGGCGGGCAGCTTGGTAGCGTACGCCACCAGCATCACGGACATCGATCCGATTCCCTATCACCTTCTCTTTGAACGGTTTTTAAACCCCGAGCGCATTTCGATGCCCGACATCGATGTCGATTTCTGCCAAGAGGGGAGGGACGCCGTAATCACGTACGTCGCCCAGAAGTACGGCGGCTCCGCGTCTCTCGAACAGACGCATGTGGCGCAGATCACGACGTTC
This genomic window contains:
- the guaA gene encoding glutamine-hydrolyzing GMP synthase, with the translated sequence MILIVDYGSQYTQLIARRVREKKVYSRIVPWHQPMAAHKKATEGIILSGGPASVYEREAPSLPRELLGWGVPILGVCYGEQLLVHAAGGKVQQTQAREYGRAEVSLKRADPLFDGLTIQSKPYSVWMSHGDRIDSLPDAYEVIATSDNSPYAAIRDTQRKHYGVQFHPEVTHTSIGPQVIENFLFKICKAKADWTMEHFIATEIEEIRTRVGKDHVICGLSGGVDSSVVTLLLHKAIGTQLTAVFVDTGLLRKNEARQVEENFREHFHVDLRVVNAADRFYKALQGVVEPEVKRKTIGRLFVEIFEEEARSIKGVKYLAQGTLYPDVIESAVDRGPSVTIKTHHNVGGLPEKMNLKLIEPLRELFKDEVREVGRELGLADKLVSRHPFPGPGLAVRILGEITVERVKLLKEADAIFIDELRSSKLYDKVWQAFAVLLPVQSVGVMGDLRTYENVCALRAVVSSDGMTADWAELPHDLLGRVSNRIINEVRGINRVVYDISSKPPATIEWE
- a CDS encoding nucleotidyl transferase AbiEii/AbiGii toxin family protein; this encodes MTLSELLHGAIKALEGEGVRYALAGGVATLAYRKNPRTTDDIDFLILAKARTEEVAKRIVISLGLTPGIARKADLEGGPMFAIKRGNTEPYIIVGRDPKDRKVIGVDFILPAFPWFEDALSRAELNRIPFGHDVVPCLTIEDVIVSKLYALRNNKRRFSDMDDLQSIFQSDHEIDLPYLCAQMNTFQIPIPEPLTEVVPDVIRKISKSIRRQKRR
- a CDS encoding type II toxin-antitoxin system Phd/YefM family antitoxin produces the protein MKNIKTIIPVSELQSRASAVIEQVRKTRQPVVVTLHGRGAAAVVDLDFFQGTIITNEEKEFPDWEKRLERAERETRAGRAVSLRSLKAKKKA
- the dnaE gene encoding DNA polymerase III subunit alpha; its protein translation is MSFVHLHLHSEYSLLDGAITIDGLLDRAKKTGMPAVALTDHGNLFGALEFYEKAIQAEVQPIIGIEGYITQGDRREKSHQYPTHHITLLARNEEGLRNLFRLVTLAHFEGYYYKPRMDREILRKYSRGLIGLSGCLNGVPAKMLLEGRADVAEEAAREYSTIFENGNYYIETMDNGVPEQERVNQGLREMARRLSLPVVGTNDCHYLHREDAKAHDLLLCIGLGKNVQDQDRLRFHTDQFYVKSPEEMREVFADCPEAIRNTLEIARKCDFRMKLGEYHMPKFDVPANETLEGYLATLAKKGLEARMPLILKFYEREGKPTHGIRERYYARLEEELAIIQKTGFAGYFLIVQDFINYAKQSGIPVGPGRGSAAGSLVAYATSITDIDPIPYHLLFERFLNPERISMPDIDVDFCQEGRDAVITYVAQKYGGSASLEQTHVAQITTF